One genomic window of Azospirillum sp. TSH58 includes the following:
- a CDS encoding PrkA family serine protein kinase, with the protein MFPADELFTRYTQSYEGRREVEMSLTEYLQECRDDPMMYASAPERILAAIGEPEVVDTAKDPRLGRIFMNRTIKIYPAFADFYGMEETIERIVGFFRHAAQGLEERKQILYLLGPVGGGKSSLAERLKSLMEKCPVYVLKAGKEVSPVFESPLGLFNPDEMGDLLEDRYGIPRRRLTGLMSPWAVKRLDEFGGDISRFRVVKLHPSKLRQICVTKTEPGDENNQDISSLVGKVDIRKLEMYSQNDPDAYSFSGGLNRASQGLLEFVEMFKAPIKMLHPLLTATQEGNYVGSENIGAIPFQGIILAHSNEAEWQSFKNNKNNEAFIDRICVIKVPYCLRVQEEQRIYDKLVKGSDLATAPCAPSTLEMLAKFSVLSRMRDHPNSSLYSKMRVYDGESMKETDPKAKSMQEYRDQAGVDEGMDGISTRFAFKVLAATFNYDSNEISADPVHLMYILEQSIKREQFPDDTEKKYIEFIKAEMAPRYAEFIGNEIQKAYLESYSDYGQNLFDRYVDYADAWIEDQDFKDPDTGQLMNRELLNQELTKIEKPAGIANPKDFRNEVVKFALRARAANAGRNPSWTSYEKIREVIEKRMFSQVEDLLPVISFGSKKDGETEKKHNEFVSRMMSRGYTERQVRRLVEWYMRVKQAG; encoded by the coding sequence ATGTTCCCGGCCGACGAACTGTTCACGCGCTACACACAGTCCTACGAGGGGCGCCGTGAGGTCGAGATGAGCCTCACGGAATACCTCCAGGAATGCCGCGACGACCCGATGATGTATGCCTCCGCGCCGGAGCGCATCCTCGCCGCCATCGGCGAACCGGAAGTCGTCGACACCGCCAAGGACCCGCGCCTTGGCCGGATCTTCATGAACCGGACGATCAAGATCTATCCGGCCTTCGCCGACTTCTACGGCATGGAGGAGACGATCGAGCGGATCGTCGGCTTCTTCCGCCACGCCGCGCAGGGTCTGGAGGAGCGCAAGCAGATCCTCTACCTGCTGGGCCCGGTGGGCGGCGGCAAGTCGTCGCTGGCGGAGCGGCTGAAGTCGCTGATGGAGAAATGCCCGGTCTATGTCCTGAAGGCCGGCAAGGAGGTTAGCCCGGTCTTCGAGAGCCCGCTCGGCCTCTTCAACCCGGACGAGATGGGCGACCTGCTGGAGGACCGCTACGGCATCCCGCGCCGCCGCCTGACCGGCCTGATGAGCCCCTGGGCGGTGAAGCGGCTGGACGAGTTCGGCGGCGACATCTCCCGCTTCCGCGTCGTCAAGCTGCATCCCAGCAAGCTGCGCCAGATCTGCGTCACCAAGACGGAGCCGGGCGACGAGAACAACCAGGACATCTCCTCGCTGGTCGGCAAGGTCGACATCCGCAAGCTGGAGATGTACAGCCAGAACGATCCCGACGCCTACAGCTTCTCCGGCGGCCTGAACCGGGCCAGCCAGGGCCTGCTCGAATTCGTCGAGATGTTCAAGGCCCCGATCAAGATGCTCCACCCGCTGCTGACGGCGACCCAGGAGGGCAACTACGTCGGCTCGGAGAACATCGGCGCCATCCCGTTCCAGGGCATCATCCTCGCCCACTCGAACGAGGCGGAGTGGCAGTCCTTCAAGAACAACAAGAACAACGAAGCCTTCATCGACCGCATCTGCGTCATCAAGGTCCCCTACTGCCTGCGCGTGCAGGAGGAGCAGCGGATCTACGACAAGCTGGTCAAGGGCTCCGACCTCGCGACCGCGCCCTGCGCGCCGTCGACCCTGGAGATGCTGGCGAAGTTCTCGGTGCTGTCGCGCATGCGCGACCATCCGAACTCCAGCCTCTACTCCAAGATGCGCGTTTATGACGGCGAGAGCATGAAGGAGACCGACCCCAAGGCCAAGTCCATGCAGGAATACCGCGACCAGGCGGGCGTGGACGAGGGCATGGACGGCATCTCCACCCGCTTCGCCTTCAAGGTTCTGGCCGCGACCTTCAACTACGACTCCAACGAGATCTCGGCCGATCCCGTCCACCTGATGTACATCCTGGAGCAGTCGATCAAGCGGGAGCAGTTCCCCGACGACACCGAGAAGAAGTACATCGAGTTCATCAAGGCCGAGATGGCGCCGCGCTACGCGGAGTTCATCGGGAACGAGATCCAGAAGGCGTATCTGGAATCCTACAGCGACTATGGGCAGAACCTGTTCGACCGCTATGTGGATTACGCCGACGCGTGGATCGAGGACCAGGACTTCAAGGATCCGGACACCGGCCAGCTGATGAACCGCGAGCTTCTGAACCAGGAGCTGACCAAGATCGAGAAGCCCGCCGGGATCGCCAACCCGAAGGACTTCCGCAACGAGGTCGTCAAGTTCGCGCTGCGCGCGCGGGCGGCGAACGCCGGGCGCAACCCCTCCTGGACGTCGTACGAGAAAATCCGTGAGGTGATCGAGAAACGCATGTTCTCCCAGGTGGAGGATCTGCTTCCGGTCATCAGCTTCGGGTCCAAGAAGGACGGCGAGACCGAGAAGAAGCACAACGAGTTCGTGTCGCGCATGATGTCGCGCGGCTACACCGAGCGGCAGGTCCGCCGGTTGGTCGAGTGGTACATGCGCGTGAAGCAGGCCGGCTGA
- a CDS encoding YeaH/YhbH family protein, producing MNIIDRRLNPQGKSLANRQRFLRRAKEQVVKAVRDASGKRGIQDIENGEKVTISTGGVREPSFHRSGAGGVRDYVVPGNKEYVEGDTIARPESGGGRGGNEGSPDGEGDDDFRFVLSREEFLDIFLEDLELPDLVKQKVKQTESHSLTRAGYSVTGSPANLNLVRTMRNSLSRRIALKRPKPADMLELEALLREAEDRGDDPETLREMRDQLERHYLRSKRIPFIDPIDVRYNRFETVPKPIAQAVMFCLMDVSGSMTEHMKDLAKRFFMLLYLFLKRRYRSVDIVFIRHTHEAKEVDEDTFFYSTETGGTVVSTALEEMQRIVKERYPENEWNIYAAQASDGDNMSSDNARSAGLLRDGILPLCQYFAYIEVAAEHNMGLSALGRETELWRTYKTVQGPDLPIAMRRVRSRREIFPVFRDLFAREKAGA from the coding sequence ATGAACATCATCGACCGTCGCCTGAATCCGCAAGGCAAGAGCCTGGCCAACCGCCAGCGTTTCCTGCGCCGCGCCAAGGAGCAGGTGGTGAAGGCGGTGCGGGATGCCTCCGGCAAACGCGGCATCCAGGACATCGAAAACGGCGAGAAGGTGACCATCTCGACCGGCGGCGTGCGGGAGCCCTCCTTCCACCGCTCCGGGGCCGGCGGCGTGCGCGACTACGTCGTGCCGGGCAACAAGGAGTATGTGGAAGGAGACACCATCGCACGGCCCGAGAGCGGGGGCGGTCGGGGCGGCAACGAGGGCAGTCCGGACGGGGAGGGCGACGACGATTTCCGCTTCGTCCTGTCCCGCGAGGAGTTCCTGGACATCTTCCTGGAGGACCTGGAGCTTCCCGACCTCGTCAAGCAGAAGGTCAAGCAGACGGAGTCCCACTCGCTGACCCGGGCGGGCTATTCGGTGACCGGCTCGCCGGCCAACCTGAACCTCGTCCGCACCATGCGCAACAGCCTCAGCCGGCGCATCGCGCTGAAGCGGCCCAAGCCGGCGGACATGCTGGAGCTGGAGGCGCTCCTGCGCGAGGCGGAGGACCGCGGCGACGATCCCGAGACGCTGCGGGAGATGCGCGACCAGTTGGAGCGGCACTATCTCCGCTCCAAGCGCATCCCCTTCATCGATCCGATCGACGTCCGCTACAACCGGTTCGAGACGGTGCCGAAGCCCATCGCGCAGGCGGTCATGTTCTGCCTGATGGACGTCTCCGGCTCGATGACCGAGCACATGAAGGACCTCGCCAAGCGCTTCTTCATGCTGCTCTACCTGTTCCTGAAGCGGCGCTACCGATCGGTGGACATCGTCTTCATCCGCCACACCCACGAGGCCAAGGAGGTGGACGAGGACACGTTCTTCTACTCCACCGAGACCGGCGGCACCGTGGTCTCCACGGCGCTGGAGGAGATGCAGCGCATCGTCAAGGAGCGCTATCCGGAGAACGAGTGGAACATCTACGCCGCCCAGGCGTCGGACGGCGACAACATGTCGTCGGACAACGCGCGGTCGGCGGGCCTGTTGCGGGACGGCATCCTGCCGCTGTGCCAGTACTTCGCCTACATCGAGGTGGCGGCGGAGCACAACATGGGCCTGTCGGCGCTGGGCCGCGAGACGGAGCTGTGGCGGACCTACAAGACGGTCCAGGGGCCGGATCTGCCGATCGCCATGCGCCGCGTCCGCTCCCGCCGGGAGATCTTCCCGGTCTTCCGCGACCTGTTCGCCCGCGAGAAGGCGGGGGCCTAA
- a CDS encoding SpoVR family protein encodes MSAVIDKTDSLLYDGADWDYDQIKRVYDAIEDIALKDMGLNVYPNQIEVITAEQMLDAYSSIGMPLMYKHWSFGKHFARDEMLYRKGYRGLAYEIVINSSPCISYIMEENTMTMQTLVIAHAAFGHNHFFKNNQLFQQWTDAEGILDYLEFAKSYIAQCEDRYGHHAVERVLDAAHALMNQGVHKYPKKRSLDLRLEQKRERERQEYQEQTFNDLWRTVPKVAVGGNRPSKSVSERKKLLGLPEENLLYFLEKKAPRLEHWQREILRIVRHMAQYFYPQKQTKLMNEGCATYTHYTILNEMHRRGMISEGAMLEFLHSHTSVVFQPEFDDQRFSGINPYALGFAMMQDIQRIAENPTDEDRYWFPDLAGRGDGMGALRDAWANFRDESFVLQYLSPHLMRKFKMFSVRDDAEDPYLLVENIHNERGYRGIRKLLARQYDLGFLEPDIQIVDVDLAGDRKLILHHRVTNGVLLDESDAKAVLRHIANLWGYEVQLVEVSALSDAILKEHAVTAPSGIGG; translated from the coding sequence ATGAGCGCTGTGATCGACAAGACCGACAGCCTGCTCTACGACGGGGCGGACTGGGATTACGACCAGATCAAGCGTGTCTACGACGCCATCGAGGACATCGCCCTGAAGGACATGGGCCTCAACGTCTATCCCAACCAGATCGAGGTCATCACCGCCGAGCAGATGCTCGACGCCTATTCGTCCATCGGCATGCCGCTGATGTACAAGCACTGGTCCTTCGGCAAGCATTTCGCCCGCGACGAGATGCTCTACCGCAAGGGCTATCGCGGCCTCGCCTACGAGATCGTCATCAATTCCAGCCCCTGCATCAGCTACATCATGGAAGAGAACACCATGACGATGCAGACGCTGGTGATCGCCCACGCCGCCTTCGGGCACAACCACTTCTTCAAGAACAACCAGCTCTTCCAGCAGTGGACGGACGCCGAGGGCATCCTCGACTATCTGGAATTCGCCAAGTCCTACATCGCCCAGTGCGAGGACCGCTACGGCCATCACGCGGTGGAGCGGGTGCTCGACGCCGCCCACGCGCTGATGAACCAGGGCGTGCACAAGTACCCGAAGAAGCGCAGCCTCGACCTGCGGCTTGAGCAGAAGCGCGAGCGGGAGCGGCAGGAGTACCAGGAGCAGACCTTCAACGACCTGTGGCGCACCGTGCCGAAGGTCGCGGTCGGCGGCAACCGCCCCTCCAAGTCGGTGTCGGAGCGCAAGAAGCTGCTCGGCCTGCCGGAAGAGAACCTGCTGTATTTCCTTGAGAAGAAGGCGCCGCGGCTGGAGCACTGGCAGCGCGAGATCCTCCGCATCGTCCGCCACATGGCGCAGTATTTCTACCCGCAGAAGCAGACCAAGCTGATGAACGAGGGGTGTGCGACCTACACCCACTACACCATCCTGAACGAGATGCACCGGCGGGGGATGATCAGCGAAGGCGCGATGCTGGAATTCCTGCATTCGCACACCTCGGTGGTGTTCCAGCCGGAGTTCGACGACCAGCGCTTTTCGGGCATCAACCCCTATGCGCTGGGCTTCGCGATGATGCAGGACATCCAGCGCATCGCCGAAAACCCGACCGACGAGGACCGCTACTGGTTCCCCGACCTCGCCGGGCGTGGCGACGGCATGGGCGCGCTGCGCGACGCCTGGGCCAACTTCCGCGACGAGAGCTTCGTGCTCCAGTATCTCAGCCCGCACCTGATGCGGAAGTTCAAGATGTTCAGCGTGCGCGACGACGCGGAAGACCCCTATCTGCTGGTCGAGAACATCCACAACGAGCGCGGCTACCGCGGCATCCGCAAGCTGCTGGCGCGGCAGTACGACCTGGGCTTCCTGGAGCCGGACATCCAGATCGTCGATGTGGATCTGGCCGGTGACCGCAAGCTGATCCTGCACCACCGCGTGACCAACGGCGTGCTGCTGGACGAGAGCGACGCCAAGGCGGTGCTGCGCCACATCGCCAACCTGTGGGGCTACGAGGTCCAGCTTGTCGAGGTGTCGGCGCTCTCCGACGCCATCCTCAAGGAGCACGCCGTCACCGCGCCCAGCGGCATCGGGGGGTGA
- the hrpB gene encoding ATP-dependent helicase HrpB: MNIPPLPIDPVLPELLAALDGRGVAVLQAPPGAGKTTRVPLALLDRPWLAGRKVIVLEPRRLAARAAARRMAAMLGESVGETVGYRVRMDTKVGPRTRIEVVTDGLFLRQLQEDPELPAVGAVLFDEFHERGIDSDLALALVQEARGALRDDLRLVVMSATLDGAPVAALLGDAPMVTSEGRAFPVETRHLDAPATSTSGGTRVEDAVAAAVRRALREESGNALVFLPGAGEIRRVQSLLESADLGPGTVIAPLYGDLTADAQDRAIAPSPPGTRKIVLATPIAETSLTIEGIRIVVDGGLMRVPRFDPRSGMTRLVTAKVSQASAEQRRGRAGRLEPGVCYRLWPEPSHKALAPFTPPEIMDADLAPLALELAVWGVSDPSSLAWLDPPPAAAMAQARELLRELGALDADGGITAHGRRMAGFGVHPRLAHMMLKGKAMGLGALACEVAALLGERDIVRAQPGFRDADLRLRVELLRGLDDDGRVRGAGRGLTVERGGAQQALKQARNWKRQLGVKGGGGDLGSTGLLVALAYPDRIGQRRPGGSAGGAAAQYRLSNGRGAYFQDAEPLSAEDWLAVADLDGAARESRIFLAAPLSLAELEEAFAEHIRSETVVAWDGREQTVLARRRRMLFALALEDKRLPNPPAEAIAAAMLEGIREMGLTALPWTDELRKWQTRVLFLRRREGEEWPDVSDAALLETMEEWLAPFLNGASRRAHLERVELGNALRGLLPWAMQQRLDKEAPTHVEVPSGSRVPIDYSGDEPVLAVRLQEMFGLAETPRIAGGRVPLLLHLLSPARRPVQVTRDLASFWANAYKAVKADLKGQYPKHYWPDNPLEAEPTARAKPRGR, translated from the coding sequence ATGAACATCCCGCCCCTTCCCATCGATCCCGTGCTTCCCGAGCTGCTGGCCGCGCTGGACGGGCGCGGCGTGGCGGTGCTCCAGGCGCCGCCGGGGGCCGGCAAGACCACCCGCGTGCCGCTGGCCCTGCTCGACCGGCCCTGGCTGGCCGGGCGCAAGGTGATCGTGCTGGAGCCGCGGCGGCTGGCCGCCCGCGCCGCCGCCCGCCGCATGGCCGCGATGCTGGGGGAAAGCGTCGGCGAGACGGTCGGCTACCGCGTCCGGATGGACACGAAGGTCGGGCCGAGGACGCGGATCGAGGTGGTGACCGACGGCCTGTTCCTGCGCCAGCTCCAGGAGGACCCCGAGTTGCCGGCGGTCGGCGCCGTGCTGTTCGACGAGTTCCACGAGCGCGGCATCGACAGCGACCTGGCGCTCGCCCTGGTGCAGGAGGCGCGCGGCGCGCTGCGCGACGACCTGCGGCTGGTGGTGATGTCGGCGACGCTGGACGGCGCGCCGGTCGCCGCCCTGCTGGGCGACGCCCCGATGGTGACCAGCGAGGGCCGCGCCTTCCCGGTGGAGACCCGCCATCTCGACGCCCCCGCCACCAGCACCAGCGGCGGGACCCGCGTCGAGGACGCCGTGGCCGCCGCCGTCCGCCGCGCCCTGCGCGAGGAAAGCGGCAACGCGCTGGTCTTCCTGCCCGGCGCGGGGGAGATCCGGCGGGTGCAGAGCCTTCTGGAGTCCGCGGACCTCGGCCCCGGCACGGTGATCGCCCCGCTCTACGGCGACCTGACGGCGGACGCCCAGGACCGCGCCATCGCCCCCAGCCCGCCGGGCACGCGCAAGATCGTGCTGGCCACCCCCATCGCCGAGACCAGCCTGACCATCGAGGGCATCCGCATCGTGGTGGACGGCGGGCTGATGCGCGTTCCCCGCTTCGACCCGCGCAGCGGCATGACGCGGCTGGTCACCGCCAAGGTCTCCCAGGCCTCGGCGGAGCAGCGGCGGGGCCGCGCCGGCCGTCTGGAGCCTGGAGTCTGCTACCGCCTGTGGCCGGAGCCGTCGCACAAGGCGCTGGCCCCCTTCACCCCGCCGGAGATCATGGACGCCGACCTCGCACCGCTGGCGCTGGAGCTGGCGGTGTGGGGCGTGTCCGACCCGTCGTCGCTCGCCTGGCTCGACCCGCCGCCCGCCGCCGCCATGGCCCAGGCGCGGGAGCTGCTGAGGGAGCTGGGGGCGCTGGACGCCGACGGCGGCATCACCGCCCACGGCCGCCGCATGGCAGGCTTCGGCGTGCACCCCCGGCTGGCCCACATGATGCTGAAGGGCAAGGCGATGGGGCTGGGGGCGCTGGCCTGCGAGGTCGCCGCCCTGCTCGGCGAGCGCGACATCGTCCGCGCCCAGCCCGGTTTCCGCGACGCCGACCTGCGGCTGCGCGTGGAACTGCTGCGCGGGCTTGATGATGACGGCCGGGTGCGCGGCGCCGGGCGCGGCCTGACCGTGGAGCGCGGCGGCGCCCAGCAGGCGTTGAAGCAGGCCCGCAACTGGAAACGGCAGCTGGGCGTGAAGGGAGGCGGTGGCGATCTCGGCTCCACCGGCCTGCTGGTCGCCCTGGCCTATCCCGACCGCATCGGCCAGCGCCGCCCCGGAGGCAGTGCGGGCGGAGCCGCCGCGCAATACCGGCTGTCCAACGGGCGCGGCGCCTATTTCCAGGACGCCGAGCCGCTGAGCGCCGAGGACTGGCTGGCCGTCGCCGATCTGGACGGGGCGGCCCGCGAGTCGCGCATCTTCCTCGCCGCCCCGCTCTCCCTGGCCGAGCTGGAGGAGGCCTTCGCCGAGCACATCCGCAGCGAGACCGTGGTCGCCTGGGACGGGCGGGAGCAGACGGTGCTGGCCCGCCGCCGCCGCATGCTGTTCGCCCTGGCGCTGGAGGACAAGCGCCTGCCCAACCCGCCCGCCGAGGCCATCGCCGCAGCCATGCTGGAGGGCATCCGGGAGATGGGACTGACCGCCCTGCCCTGGACCGACGAGCTGCGCAAGTGGCAGACGCGCGTCCTCTTCCTGCGCCGCCGGGAGGGGGAGGAATGGCCGGACGTGTCCGACGCCGCCCTGCTGGAGACGATGGAGGAGTGGCTGGCGCCCTTCCTGAACGGCGCGTCGCGCCGCGCCCATCTGGAGCGGGTGGAGTTGGGCAACGCGCTGCGCGGGCTTCTGCCCTGGGCGATGCAGCAGCGGCTGGACAAGGAGGCGCCGACCCATGTCGAGGTGCCCAGCGGCTCCCGCGTTCCCATCGACTACAGTGGGGACGAGCCGGTGCTGGCCGTGCGGCTGCAGGAGATGTTTGGGCTGGCCGAGACGCCGCGCATCGCCGGCGGGCGGGTGCCGCTGCTGCTGCACCTGCTGTCCCCGGCCCGCCGCCCGGTGCAGGTGACGCGCGACCTCGCCAGCTTCTGGGCCAACGCCTACAAGGCGGTGAAGGCGGACCTCAAGGGTCAGTATCCCAAGCACTATTGGCCCGACAACCCGCTGGAGGCCGAGCCCACGGCGCGGGCGAAACCACGCGGACGATAA
- a CDS encoding adenylate/guanylate cyclase domain-containing protein: protein MDAQGILDLSRWIAEAGLQGVPETDLIGGLCERLVAAGVPLTRTVVGADTLHPTIAGHVVTWDSTGRNAAEVHQSDYGNGSDPEIDEKWLRSPFHRLYASGETMLRLRLTGGAAENSDFPIVDELRAQGATDYMAIVNRLGPRAAIGELDCIFSSWVSHHPDGFSDAQRDALLTLTGSLALALRGHAMAHIANTLAETYLGRDAGHRVLRGHIRRGVAEELDAVLWFSDLQGFTRITDTAAPETILPLLNDYAELVVTAIHRHHGQVLKFMGDGILAVFDRSSAEDACRAALDAAEEARARCKELNARRSADGLPVTRFYLGLHQGKVFYGNIGGVDRLDFTVVGPAVNEASRIAAMCRSLDQDILLSSAFTESAPECRERLISVGRYLLRGVGRPQELYTLDPEASPPP from the coding sequence ATGGATGCGCAAGGGATTCTCGACCTCAGCCGCTGGATCGCGGAGGCCGGTCTGCAGGGGGTGCCGGAAACGGACCTCATCGGCGGCCTCTGCGAACGGCTGGTCGCGGCGGGCGTGCCGCTGACCCGCACGGTGGTCGGGGCGGACACGCTGCACCCGACCATCGCCGGCCACGTCGTCACCTGGGACAGCACGGGGCGCAACGCCGCCGAGGTCCACCAGAGCGATTACGGCAACGGCAGCGATCCCGAGATCGACGAGAAATGGCTGCGCAGCCCCTTCCACCGGCTTTACGCCTCCGGCGAGACGATGCTGCGCCTGCGGCTGACCGGCGGTGCTGCGGAGAACAGCGACTTCCCGATCGTGGACGAACTGCGGGCGCAAGGCGCCACCGACTACATGGCCATCGTCAACCGCTTGGGCCCCCGCGCCGCCATCGGGGAGCTGGACTGCATCTTCTCCTCCTGGGTCTCGCACCATCCCGACGGCTTCAGCGACGCCCAGCGCGACGCCCTGCTCACCCTCACCGGCAGCCTGGCGCTGGCGCTGCGCGGCCACGCCATGGCGCACATCGCCAACACGCTGGCGGAGACCTATCTGGGGCGGGACGCCGGCCACCGGGTGCTGCGCGGCCACATCCGCCGCGGCGTGGCCGAGGAGCTGGACGCCGTGCTGTGGTTCAGCGACCTCCAGGGCTTCACCCGCATCACCGACACCGCCGCCCCGGAAACCATCCTGCCGCTGCTGAACGACTATGCGGAGCTGGTGGTGACGGCCATCCACCGGCACCACGGGCAGGTTCTGAAGTTCATGGGCGACGGCATCCTGGCCGTCTTCGACCGCTCCAGCGCCGAGGACGCCTGCCGCGCCGCCCTCGACGCGGCGGAGGAGGCGCGGGCGCGCTGCAAGGAGCTGAACGCCCGCCGCTCCGCCGACGGGCTGCCGGTGACGCGCTTCTATCTCGGGCTGCACCAGGGAAAGGTGTTCTACGGCAACATCGGCGGGGTGGACCGGCTCGATTTCACCGTGGTCGGCCCGGCGGTGAACGAGGCCAGCCGCATCGCCGCCATGTGCCGGTCGCTCGACCAGGACATCCTGCTGTCCTCCGCCTTCACCGAGTCCGCTCCGGAATGCCGGGAGCGGCTGATCTCGGTCGGGCGCTACCTGCTGCGCGGGGTGGGCCGCCCGCAGGAGCTGTACACGCTGGACCCGGAGGCGTCGCCCCCACCCTAA
- a CDS encoding DNA-binding protein has protein sequence MAIIGVMGSGQEEWADYAEPLGAWIAGAGHDLLTGGGGGVMRSAARAFHGTPGRRGRSIGILPSEPDPVRGHAPLPGYPNPYIDLPILTPFARKPADAPPTELSRNHVNILTSDVIVVLPGRHGTLDEVRLALRFGKPMIGFGPELDFRAMPAELRTTGDFGTVTAFIADALSRR, from the coding sequence ATGGCGATCATCGGGGTGATGGGGTCGGGGCAGGAGGAATGGGCGGACTATGCCGAGCCGCTCGGCGCGTGGATCGCCGGGGCCGGGCACGACCTGCTGACCGGCGGCGGCGGCGGGGTGATGCGGTCGGCCGCAAGGGCCTTCCACGGCACGCCGGGGCGCCGGGGCCGCTCCATCGGCATCCTGCCCTCCGAGCCCGATCCGGTCCGCGGCCACGCGCCCCTGCCCGGCTACCCCAACCCCTACATCGACCTGCCCATCCTGACGCCCTTCGCGCGCAAGCCGGCCGACGCGCCGCCGACGGAGCTGAGCCGCAACCACGTCAACATCCTGACCAGCGACGTGATCGTCGTCCTGCCGGGCCGTCACGGGACCTTGGACGAGGTGCGGCTGGCCCTGCGCTTCGGAAAGCCTATGATCGGTTTCGGACCGGAGCTTGACTTTCGGGCCATGCCCGCCGAATTGCGGACAACCGGCGACTTCGGAACGGTCACGGCCTTCATCGCGGACGCCCTGTCCCGCCGCTGA